One genomic window of Bradyrhizobium sp. CCGE-LA001 includes the following:
- a CDS encoding Bug family tripartite tricarboxylate transporter substrate binding protein: MQRTLRLLAIVAALCVTTEALAQKYPARPAKIVVGFSAGGPVDVVARIVADRLSNKLGQPFVVENRAGANGMIAAEGVARADADGYTILACNSSTITLNKTLFKDIRYDPQVDFAPLTTVVSAPLVLVVNPENPKTANIKSVADLVAAAKAAPGALAYGSGGNGNLAHLAMELLSQKAGIKMIHVPYRGGSAAEVGILAQEVLAVFDPLSAVPLVKAGKLRALAVSSAERLPALPDVPTVAEAGYPGFDISFWVGFFMPKATPAPILETLHREIVAAAKDPAAEEKLGSQGVVSVLGPTEYAAKIAKETKDLADVVAAANIKAE, translated from the coding sequence ATGCAACGAACGCTTCGCCTGCTGGCGATTGTCGCCGCCTTGTGCGTGACGACAGAGGCCCTCGCGCAGAAATATCCGGCGCGGCCGGCCAAGATCGTGGTCGGCTTCAGCGCGGGCGGCCCGGTCGACGTCGTCGCGCGCATCGTCGCTGATCGGCTCAGCAACAAGCTCGGCCAGCCCTTCGTGGTCGAGAACCGCGCCGGCGCCAACGGCATGATCGCAGCCGAGGGCGTGGCGCGTGCGGATGCGGACGGCTACACCATCCTCGCTTGCAACTCGTCGACGATCACGCTGAACAAGACGCTGTTCAAGGACATCCGCTACGATCCGCAAGTCGATTTTGCGCCGCTCACCACAGTCGTGTCGGCGCCGCTCGTCCTCGTCGTCAATCCCGAGAATCCCAAGACGGCGAACATCAAATCCGTCGCCGATCTCGTCGCCGCGGCGAAGGCCGCGCCGGGCGCGCTCGCTTACGGCTCGGGCGGCAACGGCAATCTCGCCCATCTCGCCATGGAGCTGCTCAGCCAGAAGGCCGGCATCAAGATGATCCACGTGCCCTATCGCGGCGGCTCGGCGGCCGAGGTTGGCATTCTCGCGCAGGAGGTGCTGGCGGTGTTCGATCCGCTCTCCGCCGTGCCGCTGGTCAAGGCCGGCAAGCTGCGCGCGCTCGCGGTGTCGTCGGCCGAGCGGCTGCCGGCGCTGCCCGACGTGCCGACGGTGGCGGAAGCCGGCTATCCGGGCTTCGACATCTCGTTCTGGGTCGGCTTCTTCATGCCGAAGGCAACGCCCGCGCCGATCCTGGAGACACTGCACCGGGAGATCGTCGCGGCCGCCAAGGATCCGGCTGCCGAGGAGAAGCTCGGCTCGCAAGGCGTCGTCTCGGTGCTCGGTCCCACTGAGTACGCCGCCAAGATCGCCAAGGAGACCAAGGATCTCGCCGATGTCGTGGCCGCGGCGAACATCAAGGCGGAGTGA
- a CDS encoding NUDIX domain-containing protein, with protein MPSKSAGILAYRKRKRLEVLLVHPGGPFWRTKDLGAWSIPKGEYADEEDAEIAARREFAEELGLELTVPLMALDQIKQRGGKRVTAFAAEFDIDTSSIRSNTFEMEWPPRNGKRQVFPEVDRAEWFTLDEARKKINAGQRPLLDRLAQIIGDE; from the coding sequence ATGCCATCGAAGAGTGCCGGGATCCTCGCCTATCGGAAGCGGAAAAGGCTCGAGGTTCTCCTGGTTCATCCCGGGGGGCCGTTCTGGCGCACCAAGGATCTCGGCGCCTGGTCGATCCCGAAGGGCGAGTATGCGGATGAGGAAGATGCGGAGATCGCCGCGCGGCGAGAGTTTGCCGAAGAGCTTGGGCTCGAGCTGACCGTGCCGCTGATGGCGCTGGATCAAATCAAGCAGCGCGGAGGCAAGCGCGTTACCGCGTTTGCCGCCGAATTCGACATCGACACGAGCAGCATTCGCAGCAACACATTCGAGATGGAATGGCCGCCACGCAACGGCAAGCGGCAGGTTTTCCCGGAGGTCGACCGGGCCGAATGGTTCACGCTCGACGAGGCACGGAAGAAGATCAACGCCGGACAGCGCCCGCTGCTCGATCGGCTGGCGCAGATAATCGGCGATGAATAG
- a CDS encoding DUF1236 domain-containing protein, with amino-acid sequence MIRLLATTALGLVLASAAYAQSPSTTTKPEQTPQSQSNSTAPSTASPSASQQTTSQPQQSPATGTSAQNTQNTGTANSGSGTSNNAANSSDTSRPQSGTASSNTTGNQPATQQSANPPPANTNQAQDRSNPPPANSNQAQQAPAASGTNQAQQAPTSNQAQGERSGANSQAAAQTDVNLNKQQETRISTSISRLNVRPVTNVNFSLNVGTVVPRDVHLSTLPPDVVEIVPQYRGYSFALVKDEIVVVDPATYKIVTVLPYSGQSTATTTTTRERSASKFSDRDREAIRKHAKTRTEGRKEVRTTGSTARSEIRVGDRLPEGVEVEEFPTTVYRDAPDLREYRYIHRDTRTYVIEPRERRVIEEID; translated from the coding sequence ATGATCCGCCTGTTGGCAACCACCGCATTAGGGCTGGTGCTGGCGAGCGCCGCTTATGCGCAATCGCCGAGCACGACGACCAAGCCCGAGCAGACCCCGCAATCCCAATCGAATTCCACAGCGCCTTCGACGGCATCGCCATCTGCCTCGCAGCAGACCACATCGCAGCCGCAGCAATCACCGGCGACGGGAACTTCGGCGCAGAATACGCAGAACACCGGGACCGCCAATTCCGGCTCCGGCACCTCCAACAATGCCGCGAACAGCTCGGACACATCTCGGCCGCAGAGCGGCACCGCTAGCTCGAACACCACCGGTAACCAACCCGCGACCCAGCAGAGCGCCAACCCGCCGCCCGCGAACACGAACCAGGCGCAGGATCGGTCCAATCCACCGCCGGCCAATAGCAATCAGGCCCAGCAGGCGCCCGCCGCATCCGGAACCAATCAGGCTCAGCAGGCGCCGACCAGCAACCAGGCGCAGGGTGAACGGTCCGGAGCCAACTCACAAGCAGCCGCACAAACCGACGTCAACCTCAACAAGCAGCAGGAGACCAGGATCAGCACCTCGATCTCGCGTCTGAACGTCCGGCCCGTGACCAATGTCAATTTCTCGTTGAATGTCGGCACGGTGGTGCCGCGCGACGTTCATCTGTCGACACTGCCGCCCGACGTCGTCGAGATCGTGCCGCAATATCGCGGCTACAGCTTTGCGCTGGTGAAGGATGAGATCGTCGTGGTCGATCCTGCGACGTACAAGATCGTGACGGTACTGCCCTATTCGGGACAGTCCACGGCAACGACGACGACCACGCGCGAGCGCAGCGCCAGCAAGTTCTCGGACCGCGATCGCGAAGCCATCCGCAAGCATGCGAAAACCCGCACCGAGGGGCGCAAGGAAGTGCGGACCACCGGCAGCACCGCGCGCAGTGAAATCCGCGTCGGTGACCGTCTTCCCGAAGGCGTCGAGGTCGAGGAATTCCCGACCACGGTCTACCGCGACGCGCCTGATCTGCGCGAGTATCGCTACATCCACCGCGACACCCGGACCTATGTCATCGAGCCGCGTGAGCGTCGCGTGATCGAGGAGATCGATTAG
- a CDS encoding lytic transglycosylase domain-containing protein, giving the protein MRFVVAACAAFLILMCDLNSSASRQTSIVDRTVLVNTQVSPLVPVVELFLASVQAIEVANARAAHEQVIEPAPEIQPVTQAQRSPIEQFCHALREAAETSGIPVPFFARLIWQESRFKSHEVSHAGAQGVAQFMPETAAEVGLDDPFDPMKALPASAKFLRKLRDDFGNLGLAAAAYNAGPGRIQKWLAKQSELPRETRDYVRIITGTQAEDWTERAEALAIRIDLPREAPCEGIGSLSKAKDVAWVPVNLTPSVVTIIRKSEQLAARPTTSAARKRFASLLRKNAAASGKARSMIAARAAGKSAKARAVRLASRERPSG; this is encoded by the coding sequence ATGCGATTTGTCGTCGCGGCTTGCGCCGCGTTTCTGATTCTGATGTGCGACCTGAATTCGTCGGCGTCCCGGCAAACATCGATTGTCGATCGCACCGTCCTTGTGAACACTCAGGTCTCGCCACTGGTTCCAGTGGTCGAACTCTTCCTTGCCAGTGTGCAGGCCATCGAGGTCGCCAACGCTCGTGCAGCGCATGAGCAGGTGATCGAGCCGGCGCCGGAGATCCAGCCTGTGACGCAAGCGCAGAGGTCACCCATTGAGCAATTCTGTCATGCGCTTCGCGAGGCCGCCGAGACCAGCGGCATTCCGGTGCCGTTCTTCGCGCGCCTGATCTGGCAGGAGAGCCGCTTCAAATCCCACGAAGTCAGCCACGCCGGCGCGCAGGGCGTCGCGCAGTTCATGCCGGAGACCGCCGCCGAGGTCGGGCTCGACGATCCCTTCGATCCGATGAAGGCGCTGCCGGCATCGGCAAAATTCCTGCGCAAGCTGCGCGACGATTTCGGCAATCTCGGCCTTGCCGCAGCCGCCTACAACGCCGGCCCCGGCCGCATCCAGAAGTGGCTCGCCAAACAGAGCGAACTGCCGCGCGAGACTCGCGACTATGTGCGCATCATCACGGGCACACAGGCCGAGGACTGGACCGAACGCGCCGAAGCGCTTGCGATCCGGATCGACCTGCCGCGCGAAGCGCCTTGCGAAGGCATCGGCAGTCTTTCGAAGGCCAAGGATGTCGCCTGGGTTCCGGTCAACCTGACCCCTTCGGTGGTGACCATCATCCGCAAGTCCGAGCAGCTTGCCGCGCGCCCGACGACGAGCGCTGCGCGGAAGCGGTTCGCATCGCTGCTTCGGAAGAATGCTGCCGCCAGCGGCAAGGCGCGCAGCATGATCGCGGCACGCGCTGCCGGAAAGAGCGCGAAAGCCCGGGCTGTTCGCCTCGCCTCGCGCGAACGGCCGTCGGGTTAG
- a CDS encoding L,D-transpeptidase family protein has protein sequence MMRWMLGTVMLLWFVCPVLAGNLDANAVNDAARSEKPPATDKISAPTAKLQILLDRAQFSPGQIDGKFGENAQKALKAFAEQNGLGFDKTIAPELWDKLNAASEGPVLVDYKITDADVKGPFLKKLPTKLEDMKSLEALSYTSPLEGLAEKFHMSEELLKALNPKKAFDKAGETIIVANIPARRELPRIARVEIDKASETLKAFDETGRLIAYYPASVGSADRPTPTGTLKVTAAHEQPTYRYNPEYKFKGVKSKRPFDIKPGPNNPVGSYWIGLSAQGYGIHGTAEPDRVSKSASHGCVRLTNWDARVLGENVKRGTSVVFLDASTDTSSRQQGAPAAKRASN, from the coding sequence ATGATGCGATGGATGCTTGGCACGGTGATGTTGCTGTGGTTCGTCTGCCCGGTGCTCGCGGGCAATCTCGATGCGAACGCTGTCAATGATGCGGCGCGCTCCGAAAAGCCGCCGGCCACGGACAAGATCAGCGCACCCACGGCGAAGCTTCAGATCCTGCTCGACCGCGCGCAATTCTCCCCCGGTCAGATCGATGGCAAGTTCGGAGAAAACGCGCAGAAGGCATTGAAGGCGTTCGCCGAGCAGAACGGTCTCGGCTTCGACAAGACGATCGCCCCCGAACTCTGGGACAAGCTGAATGCTGCGAGCGAAGGGCCTGTCCTCGTCGACTACAAAATCACCGACGCAGATGTTAAGGGGCCATTTCTCAAGAAGCTGCCGACGAAGCTCGAGGACATGAAGTCGCTGGAGGCGCTGAGCTACACCAGTCCGCTCGAAGGGCTCGCGGAGAAATTCCACATGAGCGAGGAGCTGTTGAAGGCGCTCAATCCAAAGAAGGCTTTCGACAAGGCGGGCGAGACGATCATCGTGGCCAACATTCCGGCGCGACGGGAGCTTCCACGCATTGCGCGGGTGGAGATCGACAAAGCGAGCGAAACGCTCAAGGCGTTCGATGAGACCGGCCGGCTGATCGCTTATTATCCGGCGTCAGTCGGCAGTGCAGATCGTCCGACACCAACGGGGACACTGAAGGTCACTGCCGCCCACGAGCAGCCGACTTATCGCTACAATCCCGAGTACAAGTTCAAAGGCGTGAAATCCAAGAGACCCTTCGACATCAAGCCGGGGCCGAACAATCCGGTGGGATCGTACTGGATCGGCCTATCGGCGCAGGGCTACGGCATTCACGGAACGGCCGAGCCCGACAGGGTCAGCAAGTCGGCGTCTCACGGCTGCGTCAGGCTGACCAATTGGGACGCGCGTGTGCTCGGCGAGAACGTCAAGCGCGGCACGTCCGTGGTTTTCCTCGATGCATCGACCGATACGTCCTCAAGGCAGCAGGGCGCGCCCGCGGCGAAGCGCGCCTCGAACTAG
- a CDS encoding VOC family protein produces MALKNVIGIDHAVVMVKDLDKAAENYRQLGFTLSPRGTHSVHMGTGNYTIMFDPDYMELLGVLAPTELNAPARAFLDKRGEGIERIAFTAVDSAAGAEEIRARGLEPIGPTDFERPVTLPDGRVSAAKFRTFMWPTAEAPGGVRIFACQHKTRETVWIPELMRHANAAKRIRQTLIATPEPAKEAAHLARLIDREPTTDADGAATVPSGGDRADFVYLTLDQLGRLYPGVPLTGLSERGGAALVLVSGDLAATETALGSVAMRSGNAICVPPAKANGTLLAFVAG; encoded by the coding sequence GTGGCCCTCAAGAACGTCATCGGTATCGATCACGCCGTCGTCATGGTGAAGGACCTCGACAAGGCCGCCGAAAATTATCGGCAGCTCGGATTCACCTTATCGCCGCGCGGCACCCACAGCGTTCACATGGGCACGGGCAATTACACGATCATGTTCGACCCTGACTATATGGAGCTGCTCGGCGTGCTCGCCCCAACCGAGCTCAATGCCCCCGCGCGCGCCTTCCTCGACAAGCGCGGTGAAGGCATCGAGCGCATCGCCTTCACTGCAGTCGATTCCGCCGCCGGCGCCGAGGAGATCCGTGCACGAGGCCTGGAGCCGATCGGCCCGACCGATTTCGAGCGGCCTGTGACGCTGCCCGATGGCAGGGTCTCGGCGGCAAAATTTCGCACCTTCATGTGGCCGACCGCGGAAGCGCCGGGCGGCGTGCGCATCTTCGCCTGCCAGCACAAGACCCGCGAGACCGTGTGGATTCCCGAACTGATGAGGCATGCCAATGCGGCGAAGCGGATCAGGCAGACGCTGATCGCAACGCCCGAGCCCGCGAAGGAAGCCGCGCATCTGGCACGCCTGATCGACCGTGAGCCGACGACCGATGCGGACGGCGCGGCCACCGTGCCTTCCGGCGGAGATCGCGCCGACTTTGTCTATCTGACGCTGGACCAGCTCGGCAGACTCTATCCCGGCGTGCCGCTGACCGGCCTCTCCGAACGCGGCGGCGCGGCGCTGGTGCTGGTCAGCGGCGATCTCGCAGCAACCGAAACGGCGCTCGGTTCGGTCGCCATGCGCAGTGGGAACGCGATCTGCGTGCCGCCGGCCAAGGCCAATGGCACCCTGCTCGCCTTCGTTGCTGGCTGA
- a CDS encoding urate hydroxylase PuuD, with protein sequence MWGSVISEWASLLLRWLHVVAAIAWIGSSFYFIALDLSLRPKNDLPNGVQGEAWQVHGGGFYRIMKYLVAPSQMPDELTWFKWEAYTTWLSGFALMVVVYYLEADLFLVDKSILDLSPLQAGLFSFCSLALAWLLYEAACRSGLAQRELPFAIGGYLFLVALTYAFTHVLSGRGAFNQIGAIIGTIMVANVFALIIPNQKKIVGSLIAGQAPDPKLGKASKERSVHNNYLTLPVVVLMISNHYPLLYATRYNWIIVAIVLALGPVIRHFFNERHAGRKSPWWVWGVAAIGVIAILFLSAAGPREIKSAALPAPPTLANVEDIVMSRCSMCHAAEPVWAGIVTAPKGILLDAPEHIHRNIRLIGRVAAWSNAMPPGNITEMTSEERAILAAYIERAR encoded by the coding sequence TGGGGATCCGTCATATCGGAATGGGCGAGCCTGCTGCTCCGCTGGCTGCACGTGGTTGCCGCGATCGCCTGGATCGGCAGCTCCTTCTATTTCATCGCCCTCGATCTGAGCCTCAGGCCCAAGAATGACCTTCCCAACGGCGTCCAGGGCGAAGCCTGGCAGGTCCATGGCGGCGGCTTCTACCGGATCATGAAGTACCTGGTCGCGCCTTCCCAGATGCCGGACGAGCTGACCTGGTTCAAATGGGAGGCCTACACCACCTGGCTGTCCGGCTTCGCCCTGATGGTGGTGGTGTATTATCTCGAGGCCGATCTGTTCCTGGTCGACAAATCCATCCTCGACCTCTCGCCATTGCAGGCCGGCCTGTTCAGCTTCTGCAGCCTCGCGCTGGCCTGGCTGCTCTATGAAGCCGCCTGCCGCAGCGGGCTGGCGCAGCGCGAGCTGCCGTTCGCCATCGGCGGCTATTTGTTCCTGGTCGCGCTGACCTACGCCTTCACCCATGTGCTGAGCGGCCGCGGCGCTTTCAACCAGATTGGCGCGATCATCGGCACCATCATGGTCGCCAACGTCTTCGCGCTCATCATCCCGAACCAGAAGAAGATCGTGGGCAGCCTGATCGCGGGACAGGCGCCGGATCCGAAGCTCGGCAAGGCCAGCAAGGAGCGCTCGGTCCACAACAATTATCTGACGCTCCCCGTGGTCGTGCTGATGATCAGCAACCACTATCCCCTGCTTTACGCCACGCGCTACAACTGGATCATCGTCGCCATCGTCCTGGCGCTCGGCCCGGTGATCCGCCATTTCTTCAATGAGCGACACGCGGGCCGCAAATCGCCGTGGTGGGTGTGGGGCGTCGCGGCCATCGGCGTGATCGCGATCCTCTTCCTCTCCGCGGCCGGCCCGCGCGAGATCAAGTCCGCCGCACTGCCGGCACCACCGACGCTTGCCAATGTCGAGGACATCGTGATGTCCCGCTGCAGCATGTGCCACGCCGCCGAGCCGGTCTGGGCCGGCATCGTCACCGCGCCGAAGGGCATCCTGCTCGATGCGCCCGAGCACATCCATCGCAACATCCGCCTGATCGGCCGTGTCGCCGCCTGGTCGAATGCCATGCCGCCGGGCAACATCACCGAGATGACCAGCGAGGAGCGCGCCATCCTCGCCGCCTATATCGAGCGGGCGCGTTGA